One window of Papaver somniferum cultivar HN1 chromosome 9, ASM357369v1, whole genome shotgun sequence genomic DNA carries:
- the LOC113311879 gene encoding zinc finger MYM-type protein 1-like yields MNVTPLERDPGLRIPVMQHPVNKRDEVRRAYLLLGPYQPRLKYPRSKFGKQYRGFNFSWFAQHPWLEYSPSKDAAYCFQCFLFESDPPKHSAFTSEGFKRWCSVNNGSACAFLKHSENVDSGHSTAQGNSEALKNSAQRISLLVEKQSIEAVTRHRLRLKTTIDCLRWLARQQCAFRGHDESKGSRNRGNFIELIKYSASLNKDVNAVVLENATGNATYTSPKIQKEILNIISNRVRSKIREEIGNAKYCILVDESRDASKKEQMVIVLRYVDIDGYVQERFFDIQHVENTCALTLKNGITKILNYYDLQVENMRGQGYDGASNMRGQWNGLQALFREECKYAYYVHYFSHRLQLALVKTAETLGPVWKFYSMLSSIVNLVTSSSHRFGDFQSAQEDEIAKRLSSGELETGKGANQIGTLPRATDTRWSSHYGSVCSLIDKFEATCTTIDHIGASDPKVTPKVGEAQSISESDS; encoded by the coding sequence ATGAATGTTACTCCATTAGAACGTGATCCGGGGTTACGAATTCCAGTAATGCAACATCCTGTTAACAAGCGTGATGAAGTTCGGCGAGCATATTTATTGTTGGGACCTTATCAGCCGAGATTAAAATATCCCCGCTCTAAATTCGGAAAGCAATACCGTGGTTTTAATTTTAGTTGGTTCGCACAACATCCTTGGTTGGAGTATTCACCTTCTAAAGATGCTGCATATTGTTTTCAGTGTTTTCTTTTTGAATCAGATCCTCCAAAACACTCAGCATTCACTAGTGAAGGTTTCAAAAGATGGtgttctgttaataatggatcagCATGTGCATTTCTAAAACACTCTGAAAATGTTGATTCTGGACACTCTACTGCCCAAGGAAATTCTGAAGCTTTGAAGAATTCAGCTCAGCGAATAAGTCTTTTGGTAGAGAAACAATCAATAGAGGCTGTAACGAGACATAGGTTGCGTCTCAAGACAACAATTGACTGTTTAAGATGGCTTGCGCGTCAACAATGTGCTTTCAGAGGTCACGATGAGTCAAAAGGTTCAAGGAATCGTGGGAATTTTATTGAATTGATCAAGTATTCAGCATCACTTAATAAAGATGTGAATGCAGTCGTCTTGGAGAATGCCACTGGAAATGCCACTTATACTTCACCCAAGATTCAGAAAGAGATCTTAAATATTATATCTAACAGAGTTAGAAGCAAGATTCGCGAGGAAATTGGAAATGCCAAATATTGTATCCTTGTTGATGAGTCGCGGGACGCTTCCAAGAAAGAGCAAATGGTGATTGTTTTAAGGTATGTGGATATTGATGGTTATGTTCAAGAAAGGTTTTTTGATATTCAACATGTTGAAAATACTTGTGCTTTAACTCTGAAAAATGGAATAACAAAAATTCTTAATTATTATGATCTTCAAGTTGAAAACATGCGAGGGCAGGGGTATGATGGCGCAAGTAATATGCGTGGTCAGTGGAATGGCTTACAAGCCTTGTTTCGTGAGGAATGTAAATATGCATATTATGTTCATTATTTTTCACATCGCCTTCAGCTAGCACTTGTGAAAACAGCTGAAACTTTGGGTCCAGTTTGGAAATTTTATTCTATGTTATCATCAATTGTCAATCTTGTTACATCTTCTTCACATCGATTTGGTGATTTTCAGTCTGCTCAAGAAGATGAGATTGCCAAAAGGTTATCTAGTGGTGAACTTGAGACAGGGAAAGGGGCAAACCAAATAGGTACTTTGCCACGTGCTACTGATACCCGTTGGAGTTCCCATTATGGTTCCGTATGCAGTTTGATAGATAAGTTCGAAGCAACCTGCACAACTATCGACCATATTGGCGCAAGTGATCCGAAAGTGACTCCTAAAGTTGGTGAAGCACAAAGTATTTCCGAAAGTGACTCCTAA